From Streptomyces sp. 6-11-2, one genomic window encodes:
- a CDS encoding nitrate/sulfonate/bicarbonate ABC transporter ATP-binding protein, with the protein MAMNTLPATENTRPADGEPLLETVGLTKSYAGADGELPVLSGIDLEIRAGEVVALLGKSGSGKSTLLRCMAGLVPASSGTVSYKGAALTGANPGTAMVFQTFALLPWLTVQQNVELGLEAKGVHPVERAEAARLAIDLIGLDGFESAYPKELSGGMRQRVGFARALVVEPDVLMMDEPFSALDVLTAENLRGELMELWESGQFPTRAIVLVTHNIEEAVLMADRIVVLGSRPYGTIREVFEVGLDRPRDRNSAAFEDMIDRVYRTMTGRQKEGRTPGRQEPADLERRTVANTPLPQASVDGLSGLAELVLHRGGRCDLAGLADDLGLEVDDVMPQVDALDLLGFAGFSGDDLLLTDTGTAFAGADVQESKTIFARAAIQLPLVKVITSSVRGKADGTARAGFFRDLLAHHYTSEQVDQQLETATDWGRYAELYAYDAGPEEYRRDDTGDASGPTDTQCPA; encoded by the coding sequence ATGGCGATGAACACCCTTCCGGCCACCGAGAACACCCGCCCGGCCGACGGCGAACCGCTGCTGGAGACCGTCGGCCTGACGAAGTCGTACGCGGGCGCCGACGGCGAACTGCCCGTGCTCTCCGGCATCGACCTCGAGATCCGCGCCGGTGAGGTCGTCGCGCTGCTGGGCAAGTCCGGCTCGGGCAAGTCGACGCTGCTGCGCTGTATGGCCGGACTCGTCCCGGCCAGCTCCGGCACCGTCAGCTACAAGGGCGCCGCGCTGACCGGCGCCAACCCCGGTACGGCGATGGTGTTCCAGACCTTCGCGCTGCTGCCCTGGCTGACCGTGCAGCAGAACGTCGAACTCGGCCTGGAGGCCAAGGGTGTGCACCCCGTGGAGCGCGCCGAGGCCGCCCGCCTGGCCATCGACCTGATCGGCCTGGACGGCTTCGAGTCCGCCTATCCCAAGGAACTGTCGGGTGGCATGCGCCAGCGCGTCGGCTTCGCCCGCGCGCTGGTCGTCGAGCCGGACGTGCTGATGATGGACGAGCCCTTCTCCGCCCTGGACGTGCTCACGGCGGAGAACCTGCGCGGCGAGCTGATGGAGCTGTGGGAGTCCGGCCAGTTCCCCACCAGGGCCATCGTGCTGGTCACCCACAACATCGAGGAGGCGGTCCTGATGGCCGACCGGATCGTGGTGCTCGGCTCCCGCCCCTACGGCACCATCCGGGAGGTCTTCGAGGTCGGTCTGGACCGGCCCCGCGACCGCAACTCCGCCGCCTTCGAGGACATGATCGACCGTGTCTACCGCACCATGACCGGCCGGCAGAAGGAGGGCCGCACCCCCGGCCGCCAGGAACCGGCCGACCTGGAGAGGCGGACGGTGGCCAACACCCCGCTGCCGCAGGCGAGCGTGGACGGGCTGTCGGGCCTGGCGGAGCTGGTGCTGCACCGCGGCGGGCGCTGCGATCTCGCCGGTCTCGCCGACGACCTCGGTCTCGAGGTCGACGACGTCATGCCCCAGGTCGACGCCCTGGACCTGCTCGGTTTCGCCGGGTTCAGCGGCGACGACCTGCTGCTCACCGACACCGGCACCGCGTTCGCCGGGGCCGACGTCCAGGAGTCGAAGACCATCTTCGCCCGGGCCGCGATCCAGCTGCCGCTGGTCAAGGTGATCACCAGCAGCGTGCGCGGCAAGGCCGACGGGACCGCGCGGGCCGGATTCTTCCGCGATCTGCTGGCCCATCACTACACCAGCGAGCAGGTCGACCAGCAGTTGGAGACGGCCACCGACTGGGGCCGCTACGCCGAGTTGTACGCCTACGACGCCGGCCCCGAGGAGTACCGCCGCGACGACACCGGCGACGCCTCCGGACCCACGGACACCCAGTGCCCCGCCTGA
- a CDS encoding phosphatidylglycerol lysyltransferase domain-containing protein has protein sequence MKDSVTTDEGSSRNRLRAVSYRRVPAVAGYLCLLVGVLDVAGAIFPRMRHGRVHTLAVALPGAVSTLATAASLIVGVLMVMLAHALRRRKRRAWRAVMILLPTGAALQLLRWHQHVPGVVTVLLFVLLLVARREFYALSDPRTRWRAVWNFLLLSAFSLGAGLLIVGAHPRKVVAASLSDRIQHVAYGLIGIEGPVHYSSERTSDLVYFSLAGLGLLTAATTLYLALRPSTPVPVLGDDEERRLRALLERHGERDSLGYFALRRDKNVLFSPTGKAAIAYRVVSGVMLAGGDPIGDVEAWPGAIKEFMDTAARHAWVPAVMGCSETGGEVWTREAGLNALEIGDEAVVDTGAFTLSGRPMRNVRQMVNRIERGGYSCRIRRVRDLSEQETEQIRAAAAAWRGTEVERGFSMALGRFGEAGDGDCVVVTAHKEPDAGAPAPGGDIRAVLHFVPWGRDGISLDLMRRDRTADPGLNELLIVKALQQAPGLGVGRVSLNFAMFRAALARGERLGAGPALRAWRGLLLFLSRWFQIESLYKFNAKFQPRWEPRFLVYPTARDLLRISLAALQAEAFLNLSWPAPWRRKPRRPEPAPAEAEPAAFEPPGGPPVP, from the coding sequence GTGAAGGACTCCGTGACCACCGACGAAGGCTCCTCGCGGAATCGTCTTCGCGCCGTCTCGTACCGCCGTGTGCCCGCCGTGGCCGGTTACCTGTGCCTGCTCGTGGGCGTACTCGACGTCGCGGGGGCGATCTTCCCGCGTATGCGGCACGGGCGGGTGCACACCCTGGCCGTGGCCCTGCCCGGGGCCGTGTCCACCCTGGCCACCGCCGCCTCGCTGATCGTGGGCGTGCTGATGGTGATGCTGGCGCACGCCCTGCGGCGCCGCAAACGGCGGGCCTGGCGGGCGGTGATGATCCTGCTGCCCACGGGCGCGGCACTGCAACTGCTGCGCTGGCACCAGCATGTGCCCGGCGTCGTCACGGTGCTGCTGTTCGTGCTGCTGCTCGTCGCCCGCCGGGAGTTCTACGCGCTGTCCGACCCGCGCACCCGGTGGCGGGCGGTGTGGAACTTCCTCCTGCTGAGCGCCTTCAGCCTCGGCGCGGGACTGCTGATCGTCGGCGCCCACCCCAGGAAGGTCGTCGCGGCCTCACTGTCCGACCGTATCCAGCACGTCGCCTACGGTCTGATCGGCATCGAGGGACCGGTGCACTACTCCAGCGAGCGCACCAGCGACCTCGTCTACTTCTCGCTCGCCGGGCTCGGCCTGCTGACCGCGGCCACCACCCTCTACCTCGCGCTGCGCCCCTCCACACCCGTACCCGTCCTCGGCGACGACGAGGAGCGGCGGCTGCGCGCCCTGCTGGAACGGCACGGCGAGCGGGACTCGCTGGGATACTTCGCGCTGCGCCGCGACAAGAACGTGCTCTTCTCCCCCACCGGAAAGGCGGCGATCGCCTACCGGGTGGTGTCCGGCGTGATGCTCGCGGGCGGCGACCCGATCGGCGACGTGGAGGCCTGGCCGGGCGCCATCAAGGAGTTCATGGACACCGCCGCCCGGCACGCCTGGGTCCCCGCGGTGATGGGGTGCAGCGAGACCGGCGGCGAGGTGTGGACCCGCGAAGCCGGACTGAACGCCCTGGAGATCGGCGACGAGGCCGTCGTCGACACCGGCGCCTTCACCCTGTCCGGACGGCCGATGCGCAATGTCCGGCAGATGGTCAACCGCATCGAACGGGGCGGCTACAGCTGCCGCATCCGCCGCGTGCGCGACCTGTCCGAGCAGGAGACCGAGCAGATCCGCGCGGCGGCGGCCGCCTGGCGCGGCACCGAGGTGGAACGCGGCTTCTCCATGGCCCTCGGGCGCTTCGGCGAGGCCGGTGACGGCGACTGCGTGGTCGTCACGGCCCACAAGGAGCCGGACGCCGGCGCCCCCGCGCCCGGCGGGGACATCCGCGCGGTCCTGCACTTCGTGCCCTGGGGCCGGGACGGGATCTCCCTGGACCTGATGCGCCGCGACCGCACCGCCGACCCCGGTCTGAACGAACTCCTCATCGTCAAGGCCCTCCAGCAGGCCCCCGGTCTCGGTGTCGGCCGGGTCTCGCTGAACTTCGCGATGTTCCGCGCCGCCCTCGCCCGCGGTGAACGCCTGGGCGCCGGACCGGCCCTGCGCGCCTGGCGCGGCCTGCTGCTCTTCCTCTCCCGCTGGTTCCAGATCGAGTCGCTGTACAAGTTCAACGCCAAGTTCCAGCCCCGGTGGGAGCCGAGGTTCCTGGTCTATCCCACGGCCCGGGACCTGCTCCGCATCAGCCTGGCCGCGCTCCAGGCCGAGGCGTTCCTCAATCTGTCCTGGCCCGCACCGTGGCGGCGGAAGCCGCGGCGGCCGGAGCCCGCGCCTGCCGAGGCGGAGCCCGCCGCGTTCGAACCGCCCGGGGGACCGCCGGTACCCTAG
- a CDS encoding plastocyanin/azurin family copper-binding protein, with protein MSPPSTSKPTAPVAGNAVAIKNFAFAPATLKVKAGTTVTWTNQDTDAHTVTSTGSGGPLHSAALATHATYSHRFTQPGTYHYLCTIHPFMTATVEVTR; from the coding sequence ATGAGCCCTCCGAGCACCAGTAAGCCGACCGCGCCGGTGGCCGGGAACGCCGTGGCGATAAAGAACTTCGCATTCGCCCCGGCCACGCTGAAGGTCAAAGCGGGCACCACGGTGACCTGGACCAACCAGGACACCGACGCCCACACCGTCACCAGCACCGGATCGGGCGGCCCGCTGCATTCGGCCGCCCTGGCCACTCACGCCACGTACAGCCACCGGTTCACACAGCCCGGCACCTACCACTACCTCTGCACCATCCATCCGTTCATGACCGCCACCGTGGAGGTGACCCGATGA
- the rodA gene encoding rod shape-determining protein RodA: MGPGAVRGTFRRAGPRPPTAFGSVLRRLDWPLLGAALALSVLGALLVYSATRGRTQLTEGDPYAFLTRHLINTAIGIALAVGTMWLGPRRLRDLVPLLYGVTLLLVLAVLTPLGATINGSRRWIMIGGMSIQPAEFVKVAIVLAMAVLLATKVDTGDRPSPDSRSVLESLAVAGVPALLVLLTPDLGQFMGIGVIVLGVLLASGASARWVTGLLAAGVLGAVAVWQLHLLDQYQINRFAAFADPALDPSGVGYNTSQARIAIGAGGLLGQGLFHGAQTTGQFVPEQQTDFVFSVAGEELGFLGAGALIALLGVVLWRALRIARACPDLYGTVVATGIVAWLAFQAFENIGMNLGIMPVTGLPLPFVSYGGSSMFAGWIAVGILQGLRLQRPLSA; the protein is encoded by the coding sequence ATGGGGCCGGGAGCCGTCCGGGGGACGTTCCGGCGCGCGGGACCGCGGCCGCCCACGGCCTTCGGTTCGGTCCTGCGGCGGCTGGACTGGCCGCTGCTGGGCGCCGCGCTGGCGCTGTCGGTGCTCGGCGCGCTCCTGGTGTACTCCGCGACCCGCGGCCGCACCCAGCTGACCGAGGGTGACCCGTACGCCTTCCTGACGCGCCATCTGATCAACACCGCCATCGGGATCGCCCTGGCCGTCGGCACCATGTGGCTGGGCCCGCGCAGGCTCCGGGACCTCGTCCCCCTCCTGTACGGCGTCACGCTCCTGCTGGTCCTCGCGGTGCTGACGCCGCTGGGCGCCACGATCAACGGGTCGCGCCGCTGGATCATGATCGGCGGGATGTCCATCCAGCCGGCGGAGTTCGTCAAGGTCGCCATCGTGCTGGCCATGGCCGTGCTGCTGGCCACCAAGGTGGACACGGGTGACCGGCCGAGCCCGGACAGCCGCAGCGTCCTGGAGTCCCTGGCGGTGGCCGGCGTGCCCGCCCTGCTGGTCCTGCTCACGCCGGACCTCGGGCAGTTCATGGGCATCGGCGTGATCGTGCTCGGGGTGCTGCTCGCCTCCGGTGCCTCCGCGCGCTGGGTCACCGGGCTGCTCGCGGCCGGAGTCCTGGGTGCGGTGGCGGTGTGGCAACTGCACCTGCTGGACCAGTACCAGATCAACCGGTTCGCCGCGTTCGCCGATCCCGCCCTCGACCCGTCCGGGGTCGGCTACAACACCAGCCAGGCCCGGATCGCCATCGGGGCCGGCGGCCTGCTGGGCCAGGGGCTGTTCCACGGAGCGCAGACCACCGGGCAGTTCGTGCCCGAGCAGCAGACCGACTTCGTCTTCAGCGTGGCGGGGGAGGAGCTGGGCTTCCTGGGCGCCGGGGCGCTGATCGCCCTGCTCGGCGTGGTGCTGTGGCGTGCGCTGCGCATCGCCCGCGCCTGCCCCGACCTGTACGGAACGGTGGTCGCGACCGGCATCGTGGCCTGGCTGGCCTTCCAGGCGTTCGAGAACATCGGCATGAACCTCGGCATCATGCCGGTCACCGGACTGCCGCTGCCGTTCGTCAGCTACGGCGGCTCGTCGATGTTCGCCGGCTGGATCGCCGTGGGCATACTCCAGGGCCTCCGTCTGCAACGCCCGCTGTCCGCCTGA
- a CDS encoding metallophosphoesterase has translation MTEYHDPHQGSPLGGNEPPVPEHGMSRRQLLRHAGWFGGAVVLTVAGGEVISHIADSRGTAGTTAGTAAAGAGTTTSGALRFVQVSDSHIGFQGPANMDVAGSFSEAIRQVNSLGFRPDFVMHSGDLTHLSTSSQFDQVRQMMTGMRTDRVFTVPGEHDSIGDAGRAYRRTFGKGTLGDGWYSFDTHGVHFIALVNTLSLEKLGHLGNEQIEFVRRDLAGLPPDTPIVVFSHIPLFAMYPQWGWSTDDALRVIALLRRFSSVTCLNGHVHQLFTKTDGNITFHSATTTAYPLPKPGRAPAPTPQVVPARQLKDALGIRTVGYRQGDRNLAIKDERLA, from the coding sequence ATGACCGAGTACCACGACCCTCACCAGGGATCACCGCTCGGTGGCAACGAACCGCCCGTACCCGAACACGGCATGTCCCGGCGCCAACTCCTCCGGCACGCGGGGTGGTTCGGCGGGGCCGTGGTGCTGACCGTGGCCGGCGGAGAAGTGATCAGTCACATCGCCGACAGCCGCGGCACCGCCGGGACCACCGCCGGAACCGCGGCTGCGGGAGCCGGCACGACGACGAGCGGCGCACTGCGGTTCGTGCAGGTCTCCGACAGCCACATCGGCTTCCAGGGGCCGGCGAACATGGACGTGGCCGGCTCCTTCTCCGAAGCGATCCGCCAGGTCAACTCACTGGGTTTCCGGCCCGACTTCGTCATGCACAGCGGCGATCTGACCCACCTGTCCACGTCTTCGCAGTTCGACCAGGTCAGGCAGATGATGACGGGGATGCGGACCGACCGCGTCTTCACCGTGCCCGGCGAGCACGACTCCATAGGCGACGCAGGACGCGCCTACCGGCGGACCTTCGGCAAGGGCACGCTGGGCGACGGCTGGTACAGCTTCGACACCCACGGCGTGCACTTCATCGCGCTGGTCAACACCCTGAGCCTGGAGAAGCTCGGTCATCTCGGCAACGAGCAGATCGAGTTCGTCCGCAGGGACCTCGCGGGACTGCCGCCGGACACGCCCATCGTGGTCTTCAGCCACATCCCCCTGTTCGCCATGTACCCGCAGTGGGGCTGGAGCACGGACGACGCCTTGCGCGTCATCGCCCTCCTGCGCCGCTTCTCCTCCGTGACCTGTCTCAACGGGCATGTCCACCAGCTGTTCACCAAGACGGACGGCAACATCACCTTCCACTCCGCCACCACCACGGCCTATCCGCTGCCCAAGCCCGGCCGGGCCCCCGCCCCGACTCCGCAGGTCGTACCCGCCCGGCAGCTCAAGGACGCACTCGGCATCCGCACCGTGGGCTACCGGCAGGGCGACCGGAACCTGGCGATCAAGGACGAGAGGCTGGCATGA
- a CDS encoding ATP-binding protein: MFVTDSPRLSPPVSRRCRHEALLALPAQEAHVSAARHFAADLLETWCVPESERDSAVLIVDELAANAARYGRERMTLRLVLDHGALHIVVSDSGTAVERRRPDIAPDEHGRGTGIVQYLAQSTEVHQTRGGREVRACLRCSA; the protein is encoded by the coding sequence ATGTTCGTAACCGATTCCCCCCGCCTGAGCCCACCGGTCTCCCGGCGTTGCCGCCACGAGGCGCTGCTCGCCCTGCCCGCGCAGGAGGCACACGTCTCCGCCGCCCGTCACTTCGCGGCCGATCTGCTGGAGACCTGGTGCGTCCCGGAGAGCGAGCGGGACTCCGCCGTTCTCATCGTCGACGAACTCGCCGCCAACGCCGCCCGGTACGGCCGCGAGCGCATGACCCTGCGGCTCGTCCTCGACCACGGCGCCCTGCACATCGTGGTCAGTGACTCCGGAACGGCCGTGGAGCGCCGTCGCCCCGACATCGCCCCGGACGAGCACGGCCGCGGCACCGGCATCGTCCAGTACCTCGCCCAGTCGACCGAGGTCCACCAGACGCGCGGCGGACGCGAAGTCCGCGCCTGCCTGAGGTGCTCGGCATGA
- a CDS encoding ABC transporter permease subunit, giving the protein MSFRTSAPATRSRASFPARFAGGLTRMTWVDLVVAAAVVVLLYVTLRVGKGITLSFSTSQSAQVDTGVGQLPYDAARSLLRMFVALALSTAFTFGYAYAAAKSRRLERILIPALDILQSVPVLAFLTVAVTGFVALFPGSMLGLECAAIFAIFTSQAWNMTFGFYHSLTSLPRELDELSRSFGFTRWMRFWKVELPAGMIGLVWNGMMSFGGGWFFLVASEAVTLGHTDYALPGVGSYAGAAIADGDLTKVGCAILTMAVMVIGVNFLFWRPLTAWAEKFKIEQSEAGEVQRSVVLDFLRRSDWPRLAGRLLRPAGRALSRAGRVFGTDDRPLVVQRGRQRAGDVAFALVAGGLIVWGLVDLCLYLYDHTGLGVFGEPLLLGLATLARVAVLVAVATVVWVPIGVKIGFSPRLTRIAQPVVQVLASFPANFLFPLAVWFFIRTGLSIDIGGIFLMALGAQWYILFNTIAGAMAIPTDLREAMDDLGVRGRQRWRRLIIPGIFPSYVTGGITASGGAWNASIVAEVVTFGGTTLTATGLGAYIARATEQGDHPRLIAGVVVMSVYVVCLNRFLWRPLYRLAETRYSL; this is encoded by the coding sequence ATGTCGTTCCGGACGAGTGCGCCCGCCACGCGGTCGCGGGCCTCGTTCCCCGCTCGGTTCGCCGGCGGTCTTACCCGGATGACCTGGGTGGACCTGGTCGTCGCCGCCGCGGTGGTGGTACTGCTGTACGTCACCCTGCGGGTGGGGAAAGGGATCACGCTCTCGTTCTCCACCAGCCAGTCCGCGCAGGTGGACACCGGTGTCGGCCAGCTGCCCTACGACGCCGCCCGCTCGCTGCTGCGCATGTTCGTCGCCCTGGCCCTGTCCACGGCCTTCACTTTCGGCTACGCCTACGCCGCCGCCAAGAGCCGCCGTCTGGAACGGATCCTGATCCCGGCGCTGGACATCCTTCAGTCCGTGCCGGTGCTGGCGTTCCTGACGGTGGCGGTGACCGGGTTCGTCGCCCTGTTCCCGGGCTCGATGCTCGGCCTGGAGTGTGCGGCGATCTTCGCCATCTTCACCTCCCAGGCGTGGAACATGACGTTCGGCTTCTACCACTCCCTCACCTCGCTGCCGCGCGAACTGGACGAGCTGTCACGGTCGTTCGGCTTCACCCGGTGGATGCGGTTCTGGAAGGTGGAGCTGCCCGCCGGGATGATCGGCCTGGTCTGGAACGGCATGATGAGCTTCGGCGGCGGCTGGTTCTTCCTCGTCGCCTCCGAGGCGGTCACCCTCGGCCACACCGACTACGCCCTGCCCGGGGTCGGCTCCTACGCCGGGGCCGCGATCGCCGACGGCGACCTGACCAAGGTCGGCTGCGCCATCCTCACCATGGCGGTCATGGTGATCGGGGTGAACTTCTTGTTCTGGCGGCCGCTGACCGCCTGGGCGGAGAAGTTCAAGATCGAGCAGTCCGAGGCCGGCGAGGTCCAGCGGTCGGTCGTCCTGGACTTCCTGCGCCGCTCCGACTGGCCCCGGCTCGCCGGCCGCCTGCTGCGCCCGGCCGGCCGGGCGCTGAGCAGGGCCGGGCGCGTCTTCGGCACCGACGACCGGCCCCTCGTGGTGCAGCGGGGCAGGCAGCGCGCCGGGGACGTCGCCTTCGCCCTGGTGGCGGGCGGGCTGATCGTCTGGGGCCTGGTCGACCTCTGCCTCTACCTGTACGACCACACAGGCCTGGGCGTGTTCGGCGAACCGCTGCTGCTCGGGCTCGCCACCCTGGCCCGCGTCGCCGTCCTGGTCGCCGTGGCCACGGTGGTGTGGGTGCCGATCGGCGTGAAGATCGGTTTCTCGCCCAGGCTGACGAGGATCGCCCAGCCGGTGGTGCAGGTGCTGGCCTCGTTCCCGGCGAACTTCCTCTTCCCGCTGGCGGTGTGGTTCTTCATCAGGACCGGCCTGAGCATCGACATCGGCGGCATCTTCCTGATGGCGCTCGGCGCCCAGTGGTACATCCTCTTCAACACCATCGCCGGCGCCATGGCGATCCCCACCGACCTGCGCGAGGCCATGGACGACCTCGGGGTGAGAGGCCGGCAGCGCTGGCGGCGGCTGATCATCCCCGGCATCTTCCCCTCCTACGTCACCGGCGGCATCACCGCCTCCGGCGGCGCCTGGAACGCCTCCATCGTCGCCGAGGTCGTCACCTTCGGCGGCACCACGCTCACCGCCACCGGCCTGGGCGCCTACATCGCCCGCGCCACGGAGCAGGGCGACCATCCCCGACTGATCGCCGGCGTGGTCGTGATGAGCGTCTACGTGGTCTGCCTCAACCGCTTCCTCTGGCGGCCGCTGTACCGGCTGGCCGAGACCCGGTACTCCCTGTGA
- a CDS encoding helix-turn-helix transcriptional regulator produces MDVQGKVWDAEAADRAVAVLKAVADPSRYRLLWALSHGEQPVSELARMLDAHVAATSQHLARLRAAGLVTTRREGTRIFYRAAGVRPLLEAAHLTGTEGGGPGTGGSGGEESALAPRRAAAANPVLSRRPALGGTP; encoded by the coding sequence ATGGATGTGCAAGGAAAGGTGTGGGACGCCGAGGCGGCGGACCGGGCGGTGGCGGTGCTCAAGGCGGTGGCGGACCCCTCCCGCTACCGGCTGCTGTGGGCCCTCAGCCACGGTGAACAGCCGGTGAGCGAGCTGGCCCGGATGCTGGACGCCCACGTGGCCGCGACGTCCCAGCACCTGGCCAGACTCCGGGCGGCCGGTCTGGTGACCACGCGCCGGGAGGGCACACGTATCTTCTACCGGGCCGCGGGAGTGCGGCCCCTGCTGGAGGCCGCGCACCTCACGGGCACCGAGGGCGGCGGCCCCGGAACCGGCGGCTCCGGTGGCGAGGAGAGCGCGCTCGCACCCCGGCGGGCCGCCGCCGCCAACCCGGTGCTCTCACGCCGCCCGGCCCTGGGCGGCACCCCATGA
- a CDS encoding ABC transporter permease subunit translates to MSVTAVLHSEWIKIRSVRASFGSLVAVFAATLAITLLVYSTVGQAEAMGGEDLLFGAFYAINFAQIAAIAFGATAVSSEYASGALRISLSAVPRRGLLCAAKTAVVGAAALAVGLATGFTTFFVGQAFLGEYAIGLGTPGALRACVGAGIYLALMALFAAGLTLLLRSAVAVLSLLIPFILIVSFVIGDIAEGASRYLPDRAGQQVLHQEAAGGLGPWTGLAVTALWAAAALLAGWWAVRRRDA, encoded by the coding sequence ATGTCCGTCACCGCCGTTCTCCACTCCGAGTGGATCAAGATCCGGTCGGTCCGGGCGAGCTTCGGCTCGCTCGTCGCGGTCTTCGCCGCCACCCTGGCCATCACCCTGCTCGTCTACTCCACCGTGGGCCAAGCGGAGGCCATGGGCGGCGAGGACCTGCTCTTCGGAGCCTTCTACGCGATCAACTTCGCGCAGATCGCCGCCATCGCGTTCGGGGCCACCGCCGTCTCGTCCGAGTACGCGAGCGGGGCCCTGCGGATCTCCCTGTCGGCCGTGCCGCGCCGGGGCCTGCTCTGCGCGGCCAAGACGGCGGTCGTGGGTGCCGCCGCCCTCGCCGTGGGGCTCGCGACCGGATTCACCACCTTCTTCGTGGGCCAGGCGTTCCTGGGGGAGTACGCCATCGGCCTCGGCACGCCGGGGGCGCTGCGGGCCTGCGTCGGCGCCGGGATCTACCTCGCCCTGATGGCCCTGTTCGCGGCGGGACTCACCTTGCTGCTGCGCAGCGCCGTCGCTGTGCTCAGCCTGCTCATCCCGTTCATCCTGATCGTGTCCTTCGTGATCGGGGACATCGCCGAGGGCGCGTCCCGCTATCTGCCGGACCGGGCCGGACAGCAGGTCCTGCACCAAGAGGCGGCGGGCGGCCTCGGCCCCTGGACGGGGCTCGCGGTGACGGCGCTGTGGGCGGCGGCCGCGCTGCTGGCCGGCTGGTGGGCGGTGCGCCGGCGCGACGCGTGA
- the ftsW gene encoding putative lipid II flippase FtsW: protein MRNSQSVRAEKRVPGAQAAPSARGRRQAPPPAPDPAGRPRGGRAGRVPGPSTLPRRALARLRRAWDRPLTGYYLVAGSAALIAGLGLVMVFSSSQIQALRSGLPPTYYLRRQIMAAVIGAVLAVPAARMSVKTHRWLAYPLLAGSVLLLALVQVPGLGRTVNGNTNWLDLGGPFVLQPSEFAKVAFVVWGADLLARKQQHKLLGQWKHLLVPLVPGALLLLGLMMLGGDMGTAVILCAVLFGLLWLAGAPLRLFGAALTGTALLATVLIMTAPHRVSRFACLGASDPGPSDQCWQVVHGLYALSTGGLFGNGIGASVEKWGQLPEPHTDFIFAVTGEELGLFGTLSVLALFAALFAGGLRIATRRNDPFVRLATGGIVTWLAAQTFINLGGVLGLVPVAGVPLPLFSYGGSSLIATLYAVGLLLAAARGEPAVRKALEGRWRRVRSTLPRLPGRRR, encoded by the coding sequence ATGCGCAATTCACAGAGTGTCCGTGCGGAGAAGCGCGTGCCGGGCGCCCAGGCCGCCCCGTCGGCGCGTGGACGCCGGCAGGCCCCTCCGCCGGCCCCGGATCCGGCGGGCCGGCCGCGCGGCGGGCGTGCGGGGCGGGTGCCCGGCCCCTCCACGCTCCCGCGCCGCGCCCTCGCGCGGCTGCGGCGGGCCTGGGACCGGCCGCTCACCGGCTACTACCTGGTGGCGGGCAGTGCGGCGCTGATCGCCGGCCTGGGGCTGGTGATGGTGTTCTCCTCCTCGCAGATCCAGGCGCTGCGCTCCGGTCTGCCGCCGACCTACTATCTGCGTCGGCAGATCATGGCCGCGGTGATCGGCGCGGTGCTGGCGGTGCCGGCCGCCCGTATGTCGGTGAAGACGCACCGGTGGCTGGCCTATCCGCTGCTGGCCGGGTCCGTACTGCTGCTGGCGCTGGTGCAGGTGCCGGGGCTGGGGCGGACCGTCAACGGCAACACCAACTGGCTCGACCTGGGCGGACCGTTCGTGCTCCAACCCAGCGAGTTCGCGAAGGTCGCGTTCGTCGTATGGGGCGCGGACCTGCTGGCCCGCAAACAGCAGCACAAGCTGCTGGGCCAGTGGAAGCACCTGCTCGTGCCGCTGGTGCCCGGTGCCTTGCTGCTGCTGGGGCTGATGATGCTCGGCGGGGACATGGGGACCGCGGTCATCCTGTGCGCCGTGCTGTTCGGTCTGCTGTGGCTGGCCGGTGCGCCGCTGCGGCTCTTCGGGGCCGCCCTGACGGGCACGGCGCTCCTGGCCACCGTACTGATCATGACCGCCCCGCACCGGGTGTCGCGGTTCGCCTGCCTTGGCGCGAGCGACCCGGGCCCGAGCGACCAGTGCTGGCAGGTGGTGCACGGCCTGTACGCGCTGTCGACGGGCGGCCTGTTCGGCAACGGAATCGGCGCCAGCGTGGAGAAGTGGGGCCAACTGCCCGAGCCGCACACCGACTTCATCTTCGCCGTCACCGGGGAGGAACTGGGTCTGTTCGGCACCCTGTCCGTACTGGCCCTGTTCGCCGCGCTGTTCGCGGGCGGGCTGCGCATCGCCACCCGCCGCAACGACCCATTCGTCCGCCTGGCGACCGGCGGCATCGTCACCTGGCTCGCGGCGCAGACCTTCATCAACCTCGGCGGCGTCCTGGGGCTGGTGCCCGTCGCGGGCGTGCCCCTGCCCCTGTTCTCCTACGGCGGCAGCTCGCTGATCGCCACCCTGTACGCCGTGGGGCTCCTGCTCGCCGCCGCCCGCGGCGAACCCGCTGTGCGTAAGGCGCTGGAGGGTCGATGGCGCCGGGTTCGCTCGACCCTGCCGCGCCTCCCCGGGCGCCGCCGCTGA